The following nucleotide sequence is from Lacinutrix sp. Hel_I_90.
AACGGACTTGAGTGATTTTCGGATTCACTTCAGCACAAACCGTAATGCAACCAGCAATATTACCCGCTTTTGGTTGTGCGCCAGACATGCCTCCTAATCCTGAAGTTACAAATAAGCCGCCTATTGGAGATTTTTTAATTTTACGAAAGGCATTTAAAACAGTAATGGTCGTGCCATGTACAATACCCTGAGGCCCAATATACATATAGCTTCCAGCAGTCATTTGGCCGTATTGTGTTACGCCTAAAGCATTGAATTTTTCCCAGTCATCTGGTTGTGAATAATTAGGAATCATCATGCCGTTTGTAACCACCACTCTTGGTGCTTCTTTATGTGATGGGAATACGCCCATAGGGTGACCAGAATACATGACGAGTGTTTGCTCATCGCTCATTTCGGCCAAGTATTTCATCGTCAACCTATATTGTGCCCAATTGGAAAACACACCGCCATTTCCACCATAAGTTATGAGTTCATGAGGATGTTGCGCTACAGCATAATCTAAATTATTCTGTATCATGAGCATGATCGCTGCGGCTTGTTTTGACTGTGCCGGATAATCGTTAATTGGTCTCGCATATATTTTGTACTCTGGACGAAAACGATACATGTAAATGCGTCCGTAACTATCTAACTCCTCTTTAAACTCTTTTATTAAAATGGCATGCTGTTTTTTATCAAAATAGCGTAACGCATTACGTAGGGCTAGTTTTTCTTCTTCTTTAGACAGGATGGCTTTGCGTTTTGGCGCGTGATTTATAGAAGTATCGTGCGGCTTGGCTTGTGGTAACTCTAAAGGAATGCCTTCTAAAATTTGTTCTTTAAATGATTTATTATGTACTGACATTAGTTTTTTTTTGATGTATTCGTGTTTTTATTAAAACCATAAGGACAATGTCTGCAGCCACTTTCACAACAGTAGCCCCTTTTTAGATGGTATTGCTCTGTAAAACATTTGTAACCTTCTGGGGTGAGGTAGAAATCGCCTTCTTCTATGGGAATATATTTCTTCATTTGTCACAAAGATAATGTAAATTGGAGTGAAATTTTAATGTGACAATTAGTGATTTTATTTTCTAAATATTTAGTACCTAAAGGCTACGTTGGTATAACCATTTATCCTTTCGTTTTCTTAAAACATCACGCGTTACGAAGTGACACAATATTAATTAACCATGAGAAAATTCATTTAAGACAACAAATAGAGTTATTAGTGATTCCCTTTTATGTGTGGTATGGTATTGAATTTATTGTAAGG
It contains:
- a CDS encoding DUF5522 domain-containing protein — translated: MKKYIPIEEGDFYLTPEGYKCFTEQYHLKRGYCCESGCRHCPYGFNKNTNTSKKN